TTCAGGTTCGGTAACTGGAAGTCCAGCCCCAATTGCTGCAGCCATTGGTTCTTCAATTAAGAATACTTCATTTGCACCAGCACTTTCTGCTGCATCTTGTATAGCACGCCTTTCAACTGGGGTAGATCCAGATGGAACACATATGATAATACTAGGCTTATTAACAGTGAATCTTGTGTTTGCGCTGCGTATGAAATATTTTAACATTTCTTCCGCGCTTTTAAAATCAGCAATAACTCCGTCTTTCAAGGGCCTTATCGCTTCTATTTCTCCAGGTGTTTTTCCGAGCATCATCTTAGCTTTTTTGCCAAAAGCATAAGGAACGTAACTTCCTTTTTCTTTTACTCTTGCTACAACTGAGGGTTCATCAAGCACTATCCCCTGATTTTTCTGATAAACTAAAGTATTTGCAGTACCAAGATCTATAGCAATATCGCTAGCAAATAAACCTTTGAAAGTAAAAAAATTTCTGATTAAATTCTGAACAAAACTCATACACAACTCAAGAAAACCATTTATTGAGACAAATTATACTTTTCAGATAAGTAACTAGTGTAGCACTCAATATCTAAATCCCTACCTGTTACCTTTTTTAGCTGTTCCAAAAAGCCATAATTTGCACTATATACATTTTTAGAGAACCAATCGATAAGTAAACTGAAATCTCCTTTTACTATAGAATCTAAAAATTCGTAATGATTTTTCTTAATGAAAGAAAAAAACTGCACAGCAGCGATTAACGCTATGACTTTAATAGGAAAGTAGCCTATAACACCACTTATCCAATACTCATCTTGAAAATAAGTGTCTAGCTCATTTTTAGCTTTTACTGAAATCTTGTAATGCTTCATACCTTCCAGCCATTTATCGTGTAGATCTTTAACTTCTAACGTACCATTTATTAGATCTTGTTCTAATTTAGTTCTTAGCATAATGTGAGCCAATAAACTAAATTCATCCGCATTCTTCAAAAAAGATGAAAGATTTACTTTATTGAAAATCAAATACAAATTTTCAACACTACTATTAATTTTGCCTTTTGTAGAAAGTTTCTCCTTTATGTGTGGTTGAATGAACTCAATAAATTCTCTCGATGTTCCAATGATCTTTTCCATGAATAACCCTTGAGTTTCATACATAATATGTTTTGTAATTGAGCTCTTTATAGAATTTTGCGCTAAACATTTTTGATGAATTGCATAACCAGTATGCCGTAAAAGTAAAAATAAACCATAACAAAGGTCAGATTCATCATAATCGATAGAATCGTAATAAGAAATGGAAATCTCATTTGGTGTAACACTCATTTGCTGTAAGAATAAGGAACCAAGTTCAATCTGTCTCTGAACCGTAACTTTTTGTATATTAGTAACCTTATCCTTCTTCTGCTTTTGAGTTACTTTCTCTACATTTTCACTAAAAAATTTACCTAGCTTAGGAAATATTTCCTTTATGTTCTTTTCTGTGATATTAGAGTCATAGTCAGCAAGCAATGACTCATAGTTTGAGCGCTTTAATTGCTGCGATTTTATAGAAGCTGCTTCACGAGTAAGCTTAATTAGGTTAGTAAAGCATTCTTTCAGCTTTTCTAAGTTACTAATTTCAGAATTAGTTAGCCTCCATAAGTTTTGGCATTCAATCTTAGCTTTGGACAAAGATTTTACTAAATCAACAGGAATAGCACTGCTGCTTTTGTGTATCCCCTCTATTAACTTTAGCTGCTGAATATTAGCACTCTTTTTATTCCTAAGAGCATTCGCTAATGATTCCTTTATTGCATCATGAGAGATAATTTCATGTCTGATTTCCTCTAGAAGACACATTTGTTCAACTTTGTCCTCTACATTCAATTGGCTTTTGCTTAGTAGTTTTAGTGTGTTTTCGATATTCCTTACCTTATGTAATACTTCCTCTAAAAACTTATAAGATCTCATTTTTATTCATTGCTTTGAAACATCTGCTTAATATCGTAATAGATTAATAATAAAGTTAAAAGTATATTTGCTTAAAGTACAATAAAAAATTGTATTTTTATTCTTTTATTGTACTTCATTGCTAAGAATTGAGCATCTTATCAGAAAATTAATTATAAGATTGTAAAGAAAACATTTAGTATTTTATTTCCCTTGACTCTATTCTAGTATAGAGGGATTATTAGTACTAAAATTAAAATTACGCACTATATTTTAAATTTATGGAGGTTTAGTGATGTGGAGTAGACTGATTATAATGTGTTGTTTTTGTTTACTGCTTACTGGTGTAAGTTCTTGCCCTAAAAAAGGAGTAAATACGACAAATAAAATGAATGCTGTTGTTAAGCAGATAGGTGATAAAAGAGTTTTCTTTGGTTATGATGAATCTAGTATCAGTGAAGTGAGTGCAGATGCATTACTTGACGTGATGGAAGTGTTACAAAATAATCCTGACGCAAAGGTCACTTTAACTGGTCATACTGACAATCGTGGTTCTCACGAGTATAATCTTGCACTAGGAGCTAGAAGAGCAGATGCAGCTAAAAAATTTATGGTCAGCTGTACACCTTATCTAGAAAATAGAATAAAAACTGCTTCTAAAGGTGAAACTGAGCCTTTGGTTAATGTAAAAGATGATTCTAGAAATTCTAAATATGAAAAAGAGCATGCTAAAAATCGTAGAGTGGAATTTTCATTTTCTGGAATAAAGAAGTAGTTTCTTGCATTAAAACCTGGATCCCAGTGTCAAGCACTGGGATGACAAAAGAGAGCAATTCCGCTGCTTGTTAGCGGGATCTATATATACCACAAATAAGTCGCTGTATGACGTGGAGACTATCTGGCCATCAAGAAACATAATGAAATTAGAGTTATTATTTCAAAATATAGCTAATAGTTTTGCTTTCCATAACCAAATCGCAGTTGCAGTATCAGGTGGTGTAGATAGTATAGTCTTACTGCATTTAATGACTAACTGGGCAAAAAAAAACAAGCTTTCACTTCCTATAGCATTAACAGTAAATCATGGGTTACGTTCAGAGTCTCAAAAAGAAGCTGATTTTATTATAAGTTATGCAAAAGAACTTGGAGCAAAGGAATCGTTCATATTAAATTGGGAGAAGCAAAATATTAAAGGTAATATTCAGTTACAGGCACGAAAAGCACGATATAAGTTACTAGCAGAGTGGTGTAAAAACAATAATGTTAAATGTTTGCTCGTTGCTCATCACAAAGATGATCAAGCAGAAACGTTCTTATTAAGATTGGAGCGAGGTAGTGGAGTAGATGGATTATCATCAATGGATTACAAATCTTTCTTAAATGGTATTTATATATTTAGGCCGTTGTTAAATTTTAGTCGTAGTGAAATAGAAAGGTATGCTAAGCTTCATCAGTTAAGATGGATCGAAGATAGAAGCAATTATGACTTAAAATACAGACGAACTTTATACCGTAACTTACTTAAAGCAAGTGATAATCAAGATGTTCTAACAGAGCGAATATGCCTTACAGCACTTCATATGAAAAGAGCTGCAAAAGCGTTGATGCACTACACACGCCTTGCATTTGATGATTGTGTTAATGTTCATGATTTTGGTTATATTGAAATTAAACTAAGTGAATTTTATCAATTGCCAGAGGAAATAGCCTTGAGGCTTCTTCTTTACTCTATAATGGCAATTGCCAGCAAACATTATAAACCAAGGTACAACAGCCTTATCGTAATATTTAATAAAATATTGCAAAAGGGTAGTAATGTTAACTGTACACTTTCTGGGTGCAAAATAAGAAAATATGGAGAAAATATCTTAATAATTAGAGAATCGTCAAAGATACAAGAAATTACTGTACACTTACCATTAAATGGTTCTATTGAATGGGATAACAGGTTTAGCTGCACAATATTTGGAGATCAGGAGTGTTCAGTAACTATTGCTCCACTAAAGAAAACACAAAAAATCCCTGAATTTCTAAAAAATTATGATTATTGCTCTGAAGTTTACTATTCTTTGCCTACAGTACAAAAAGATGGAAAGATGCTTGCTTATCCATGTATGAAACATAATAGTAAGAGCACTAGTGATGGCGAGATTAAATATTTTATCGCTAGTATAATAAAGGAAAATTTGCTAAAGTTAACTAATATTTAATTAAGGGTTAGAATGAGTGGGACAAGATTTTTTAAATTTGTTTTATTATGTCTAACAATCGCTGCTTTTATTTATCTTATGTATGTTCTTTTTTTAAAAATTAAAGCTGCTGCGGCCACTATATCCTTCATGCCTATTATTATAACATCTGCTGTAGTGACATGTTCAGTAATATGCACTGCGGTTGTATTAGGTCTTGCTATTTGTTTTGCTATTTATTTAATGAAACCATCTAAAGTAATAGAAGGTGAGCAAGGTGAGCAAAAAGTAACACTTAATAATGTCATCTTATCAGATGAAATAAAAGAAGAGCTACGTATGATTTGTAATGATATATCACAAGAGAAGAAGGTAATGTTTGAAAAAGTTGGTTTTAAACCACCACAGGGTTACCTTTTATATGGTCCACCAGGAAATGGTAAAACACTTCTTGCTCGCGCTGTTGCAGGTGAAGCTAATATCTCATTTGAAAGTATTTCGGCCTCTGAGCTTGTTGGAGAGTATGTTGGTCAAGGTGTATATCATGTACGCAACTTTTTTAAAAGAGCAAAAAAGAATGCTCCTTGTATAATTTTTATAGATGAAATAGATTCCATAGGTGCAAAGCGCAATTCTATTGGTCATCACGTAAGTGAAAATTGCGCTAAAACTTTAAACCAACTATTGACCGAAATGGATGGTTTTAATTTTAACAAAGGTGTAATAGTAATTGCTGCAACTAATCGTCGTGAAGTTTTAGATGAAGCGCTTCTTAGGCCTGGCCGTTTTTCTAAGCATATCTATATTTCCCTACCAGAATTGGGCTCACGAGAAAAGATATTAGATCTTTATATGAAGAATGTGCCAGTTGGATCAGATCTAAACCTTAAAGAAATTGCAGAAAAAACTGAAGGCTATTCAGGCGCTGAGTTATCTAATTTAGTAAATGAGGCCAAGCATAATGCCGTAAGGCGTACTCAAGAGCAAAAAATAGAAGAACCTGTTGTTAGCATGGGTGATTTTACAAAAGCACTTGAAGAGTTTAATAGTACACATAAAAAATTCAAGAATAGAAAAGCGAGCAATACAGGTAATAATGTAATAAGTGCATTACTACAACCTGCTGTAGAAAATTATATGCAGCAGCATCTTACCAGTACATAACACATATACTTATTGCAGTGAAAAACAACTTTTTAAATTTGTAATTATTTTTCTAAAGTTTACTACTCTTTTCCAACAGTGAAAAAATGGAAAGGTGGTTGCTTATCCTGATGTAAATTATAACGAAAAAATACGGTGATGATAAGATTCGATTCATTATTAATAGCACGATAAAACAAAATTTGGTAAGCTTGATTAGTATTTAATTAGAAATGTAAATGAAAAAATTTTTAGAAGGCTTATTGATCTGGTTAGTGATTATTGTTCTTATTTCAGTTGCTTATATTCAATTTAGCGGAAGTATAGGTAAGAGTAAAACAACCATACCTTTTTCAGAATTTTTAACTAGACTAGAAGATAATGATATAGAAAATATTACAATAAGAAACCAAAGCATCGAAGGGAAGTTTAGGGATGGGTCAGCCTTTAACTCAAGTGGTGTTATATATAGTGACTTAATAAAAAGTTTGCATGATAGGAAAGTGAAGTTCTCCTTTTCAATTGGAGACTCTGCAATAGGTATAATTGGTGGATTACTTATTCAATGGGTTCCGACGCTTATCTTTATCGGTTTATTACTTTTCCTTTTTAAACAAACGCAAGCAGGAGGTAATAGAACTATAAGCTTTGGCAAATCAAAAGCTAGGCTTATGACTACTGGAAAAAAAGTGACATTTGATGATGTTGCTGGGATTGATGAAGCAAAAGAAGAGTTGGTTGAAATTGTTGATTTTCTTAAACAAAGGCAAAAATTTCAAGTGTTAGGTGGGAAGATACCAAAAGGATGTCTTTTAATTGGTTCCCCTGGAACTGGTAAAACTCTACTTGCTCGTGCAATTGCAGGTGAAGCTAATGTACCGTTTTTTAGTATTTCTGGATCTGATTTCGTTGAAATGTTTGTCGGTGTTGGTGCAAGCCGTGTCCGGGATATGTTTGATCAAGGTAAGAAAAATGCTCCTTGTATAATTTTCATAGACGAAATAGATGCAGTAGGTAGGCATCGCGGCATTGGTCTTGGTGGCGGTAACGACGAAAGGGAACAAACATTAAACCAGTTACTGGTTGAGATGGATGGTTTCGAGTCTAATGAAGGTGTGATAATAGTTGCTGCAACTAACCGTCCAGACGTCCTAGATCCAGCACTACTTAGACCTGGTCGTTTTGACCGACAGATTACTATTTCTTTACCTGATATAAATGGGCGTGAGAGAATATTAAATACGCATATAAAGAAAATATCGATAGCACCAGATGTAAACGTAAAAACAGTTGCGAGGGGAACGCCAGGTTTTTCAGGGGCTGATCTAGCAAATTTAGTGAATGAGTCTGCGCTTATTGCTGCAAGAAGAAATAAGAAAATTGTTACCATGGATGATTTTGAGTATGCACGTGATAAAGTGATGATGGGCATGGAAAGAAGGTCCTTAGTCATTACAGAAGAAGAAAAAAAGCTTACTGCTTACCATGAAGCTGGTCATGCAGTAGTTGCAGTTAATATGCCTGCTTCTGATCCTATACACAAAGCAACAATTATTCCACGTGGTAGAGCACTCGGTTTAGTTATGAGACTACCAGAAACAGATAGAGTGTCTCTCACAAGAGAAAAGATGCTAGCAGATATAACTGTTGCAATGGGTGGACGTGTGGCAGAAGAGCTAATTTTTGGCTATGATAAAGTCACAAGCGGCGCATCTTCAGATATAAAACTAGCATCAGATTTATCACGTGCTATGGTGACAAAATGGGGAATGAGTGACAAAATAGGGCCAATATATCACAATCGTGAACAAATCACACATGATTCTGAGACAATTTCTGAAGATACGTTAAGACTTATAGATGAGGAAATAAAGAAAGTTGTATTTTCTTGCTATGAAAAAGCAAAAGACATTTTAACCAAGCGTAGGAAAGACTTGGAGCTCATTGCTGAAAATCTACTGGAGTTTGAAACTTTAACAGGAGATGAAATAAGAGACATATTAAGTGGAAAAAAAATTGTTAGAAATGAAAATGAAGGTAAAGAAGAGATAAGAAGATCCTCTCTCTAATAAGATCTGGCTTTATTTAACCGCTAAAACAAAAATTTTTAATTAATTAGCTTAAGTTATAAGATCATAGTTAAGCCGATGTATTTTATAAATGGACTTTTTTGAACATTCTTCCAATTTTTTTCTAAATAACTCTTTGCCTATTTAAATAAGTATGTTCAGTATTAGAGCTTTCCAGACCGCTACTAGGAGAAAGATTAGGTTCTTGACCTTTAAACATCTCTATTAGCTTTAATACAGGAGCAGTTCCTGCTACAATAGCTCCTATAACAGCAGTAGCACCCATGATGAGAAGAATCGGTTCTGCAGTGGTGATTACACAAAGCTCAATACATAAACCAGCAATGACCATACCAACCATTATACCAATGAAAGCACCTACAATTATGGATGAAACTACACCAATTAATTGTCCTATTTTTGAACTAAGTGGTACTTCTCTTTCACGTCTAACAAAATTTGGCCGCATTCGCCTTCCCGCTCTTCTTCGTTCTCTCATTATTGTATATTCATCCCTATTTTCGGAGAGATTTAGTGATACTTCACTTGGCTGCATTTGTTCTCCTGGTCTTCTTATATTTTCACTCCTGTTTCCAGAGAGATTCAATGACGCTTCTCTTTCTCTAACAAAATTTGGCCGCATTTGTTGTTCTCTTGCCCTTCTTCGTTCTCTCATTATTATGTTTTCCTCAAAGAAGTTTAGTGGTACTTCTCTTTCACCTCTAATTCTAACATGATTTAGCTGTGCTTGTTCTACTAACAACCTTATTATACTTTCTATTTCATTTAGCGTTGCTCTTCCTCCAATATCCTTAATTGCCTTCTCAAATTTTAATAGCGACTTGTTATTTAGTCTGACATTATTCTGAGAATCACAAACAATAACCCAATCTAAAATTGGCTTTTTTTGACCACCATACTCTATATCATCATTAATGTGTTCCTTTAGTTTTTTAATTATCTCTACTGCTCTTGTTTCCATAGCTTCTATGGCGCTATCTTCACTTTCTATGAGTATATTGAAAACAATTCCTAATAACTCCTGTTGTAAATCCTTTCCTTCTTTAATATTCATAATTAGCCTCAACTTTTATATGCTATTTTGCCAAAATAATTTTACCAAATAAGTAATATATATACAATAATTCTCGTTTAAAAATTTTTTTACATTGGCTTATCTCAGTTATGTTTTAGGATGTAAAAGCTTCTTACTTTAATAATTTATTAAAGTAAACCATATATGGATTGCTATTTAGGAGCAGCTGTTGTACTTTAATCAGAAAGTACAGTAATGTAAGAAGGAGGTACTTTATGTCTTTAAAAAATGAAATTTCTGAATTGATAGAGCAACAGCTTGGCATTAAATATCATGACAATTGCTTAGCTTACACTATCCATAATTCGGCTGCAGGTGAAATATCCGATTCTATTGCTCTTTGCATAGTTGGCTGTGGCGATTGTGAGATTAAGTATCAAGGTATTGCTAATTCATTTAACATAACGAAAGAAGAAATTAACCAAAGTAATATAGAAAGCATAAAAAATAAGATAGAAAGTGAAGCTAGAAAAGAAGGTAGTGAATTTTCCGAGTTGATTTCTAGAATGGATCAATCGCTGAAAGAACAAAGTAAAAAGTCTATTATACAGATTTTAAATTCATCTGCTGAAGAGATGTTAAGGAGTTTTTGTGGTAGTTCTATACAGAGAACAGATGATAAAGAAGTTAGTCTGTCCTCTGCTTCACATGAAGAGCCTGCTACAGAAGATTCGGAAACTACTATTAATTCTGATCTTTTATCAATTTAACCAGCTCCTCATATAAATTTTTTCTGTACCCAAGCTATATGTTTGTGAGAGGATAGTAAGCACTACATTTTTCTATTTCCATTATAACAGATTCGTCTATTTTCATGATGATCTTACTATTTGTACTCTGTCTAGGACTAAGCAATAGAAATAGTAGGATAACAGTAGTCAACCAAGATTCCAGCATCACGTACTAGGATGATATAAGTATCATAATTTACGATTAGATTGACATAGGGTAAAGAGTAAATTAAAAATTAAATAGATCTTTTAATGCAGAATAAATGCCTATAGAAATATTGATGCCCGCTCTTTCCCCAACAATGAGTAAAACTGGAGGGAAAATTGTAAAGTGGTGTAAAAAAGAACAAGATAAAGTTGAAATAGGTGATGTAATCGCTGAAATTGAGACTGATAAAGCCATAATGGAGTTTGAATCTGTCGATGAAGGAGTTTTGGCAAAAATTTTAGTGTCGGAAGGAACAAGTGGCGTGCCTGTAAATCAACTGATAGCTCTAATGTTAGAGGAAGGGGAAGATAAAAGCGCACTTGATTTAGCTTCTGCCATCAATACCAAGGTTGAGAAGGAGGTTGAAGCCGATTTTTCAGTATCATCCAACCCTTCGATTTCATCTAGCTCTTCAATGTCATCCCAGTGCGTGACACTGGGATCTAAAAAAGAGGATAGAGCAACAGAAAATAGAATAAAAGTAAGCCCCTTAGCTAAAAAAATAGCTCAAAATGAAGGTGTTGATATAAAGCGATTAAAAGGTACAGGTCCATATGGTCGTATCATCAAAGCTGATGTATTAGAATTTTTAGATCAAACTAAAAGCTATGAGAGATTTGAGGAAAATACAACAGTTGAAGTAAGTAATATGCGCCAAGTGATAGCGCAGCGCCTAGTTGAATCTAAGCAAAATATTCCACACTTTTATTTAACTGTAGACTGCCACGTTGATAAGCTAATATCGCTCAAAAATGAGGTTAATTCAGCAAATGAGAACAATAAAGTAACAATTAATGACTTAATTATAAAAGCTGTGGCTTTCAGCATGAAAAAATTTCCTGACATAAACTCATCGTGGATAGATACTAAGATAGTAAAATATTCAAATATAGATATCTCAATTGCTGTAGCGCTTGAGGATGGACTTATTACTCCTATAGTAAAAAATGCTGATGAAAAAAGTGTTTTATCTATATCAAAAGAAGTGAAAGATTTAGTAAATAGAGCACGATCTGGAAAATTAAGGCCTGAAGAATTTCAAGGAGGAGGGTTTACCATTTCTAATTTAGGCATGTTTGGTATAAAAACTTTCAGTGCTATAATCAATCCACCACAGTCTTGCATTATGGCTGTCGGCGCATCTAAAAAACAACCAGTTGTCATAAGTGAAAAAATAGAGATAGCAGAGGTAATGACAGTTACTCTCTCTGTTGACCACAGAGCAGTTGATGGAGCACTCGGAGCAAAATTTTTAAATGCCTTTAAGTACTATATAGAAAACCCTACAGTGATGCTTCTGTAGCCTTATTAGCATAAAATTAATACCTCTTAGTTTATACTTTTGTTAGTTAATAGGTTTAGAGGTAAAATATGACTGATAAAAAGATAGAAAAACGTAGTATATCTTTTGATGCTACAAAATCAAAATTTTCAAACGATAGGTTTCAAATAGATTCCTCATCTAATGAGTCAATAGATACCATTGGTAAAAAATTTAAGTATGAAGTGAAACTTCCAGGTGTTATTCACACTACAACAAGAAAAAATAATGTTGGAAGCGGATTAAATGAGTTAGATCTAAGAAAGAAAAATGAAAACTCTTTCAAGACACCAATAAAGAATATTGAAGAATCAGATAGTAAGAGAAACCAAAGTCATTTGCTGTTTCAGGAGGACTCATTTCCAGAACTACCAGCATGTGCATATAAGCCAGCACTGCTGCCAAAACCATCAAAAGAAAAAATAAAGGAAGCTGTAGATAAAATGCGCAATAATAGAAAAGCTCATAATTCTGCAAGTGTTGAAAATGGTGTTAGTTCAGACAGGTTCAAAGTGCGCCCGTTCTTATGTAGTGATATAGATGGATATGTAGCTCCTGACAAACGTGACCGTAATCTAGAAAGGTGTAGGGTTACACATGATAGCAGTAAGCTTGAAGCACAAATGGAAAGAAAGCATGGGTTTCAATCAGATCCAAGTGTTAATACCAAATTCCATTACTAATCGAACAAATAAGAAACATTACAAACTCGTTTAATAGTAGTGCTGGAAATACTGACAATAAAATTACACAGAACATCTGCAAGTAAGCCTATGGTATCGTAGACTCTGTTACGTAAAGTATTGTATTTGATATATTGCCACAACCTCTCAACAGGATTCAGTTCCGGTGAATAAGGAGGCAAGTATATAATGGTAATGTTTTCCTGAAATTTCAAACTTTTTGATCTATGCCAACTTGCACAATCCATTACAAGAAAGGCTTTTTTCGTGCCTAAATCTTTCGACATCTGCTCCAGAAATATATTCATACAATCAGTGTTTACATATGGAGCAAGTAGGCTGATTTTCTTACCACTTCTTGGATTTACCGCACTGTAGATATAGAAATTTTGTCTACCAATTTTCATTTTAACCTGCGTTCTGACCCCTTTTTTAAACCATCCGTGTCCGATTTTTGAATGAGTTCCAAATCGTGATTCATCAAAAAAACACCTCTTTTTCAGGGTGGGAATTGACTATTTTATTGAAGTATTTTTTAAACTCTTCTTGCTTGTTTTTATCTTGTTTATGGTGCATTGGCCTCGGTGTTATATAAGAAAATTTCATCCTTTGTATCTCACGGTGCACTGTTGATTTGCTAATGTTTAGGCCAAATTCCTCTGAGATTTTTATCTGCACTTCCTTAATAGTAATATTTGGATTTCTTTCTACCCATATTTCAATTTGCTCACGTTGATTTTTCTTTAATTTGCTTTTTCTTCGCCGCTGAGACGGGGCAAATAATCTTTCTACTCTACCAAATTTTAGATGCTTTATCCATTCAGTCAAAGCAGTCCTTGAAATTTTACATATTCTTGCCACAGCGCTTATACTACTTTCTTTTCCTGCTATCACCGCTTGTAACTTTTTTGAAACATATGCGTTATTTCTGACCTTTTTTAACATTTCTTTCGCCAAATTTACAACTTTTTCGTCTAATAGTTTTGACCTTAATGCCATTTATACCTCTCTATTTTATCTACTTTATTATCACTTCTTTCCCATTATTGTCTATCTGTTCTTTGCATAGTGGGAATTGGTATAAGCATGTAAAGGCTGATACTGTAGTATGTTCTATTACTAAAGGTCATGACAAAAAAGGCGTTAAATCTGATGTCTCATATACACAAGAGCCTACATCAGAAATGTCTAAGGTTAATGTGAGAGAATTAGCAAATAGGTTCCGCGGCTAATCATTA
This sequence is a window from Wolbachia endosymbiont (group B) of Protocalliphora azurea. Protein-coding genes within it:
- the tilS gene encoding tRNA lysidine(34) synthetase TilS; this encodes MKLELLFQNIANSFAFHNQIAVAVSGGVDSIVLLHLMTNWAKKNKLSLPIALTVNHGLRSESQKEADFIISYAKELGAKESFILNWEKQNIKGNIQLQARKARYKLLAEWCKNNNVKCLLVAHHKDDQAETFLLRLERGSGVDGLSSMDYKSFLNGIYIFRPLLNFSRSEIERYAKLHQLRWIEDRSNYDLKYRRTLYRNLLKASDNQDVLTERICLTALHMKRAAKALMHYTRLAFDDCVNVHDFGYIEIKLSEFYQLPEEIALRLLLYSIMAIASKHYKPRYNSLIVIFNKILQKGSNVNCTLSGCKIRKYGENILIIRESSKIQEITVHLPLNGSIEWDNRFSCTIFGDQECSVTIAPLKKTQKIPEFLKNYDYCSEVYYSLPTVQKDGKMLAYPCMKHNSKSTSDGEIKYFIASIIKENLLKLTNI
- a CDS encoding pyruvate dehydrogenase complex dihydrolipoamide acetyltransferase — its product is MPIEILMPALSPTMSKTGGKIVKWCKKEQDKVEIGDVIAEIETDKAIMEFESVDEGVLAKILVSEGTSGVPVNQLIALMLEEGEDKSALDLASAINTKVEKEVEADFSVSSNPSISSSSSMSSQCVTLGSKKEDRATENRIKVSPLAKKIAQNEGVDIKRLKGTGPYGRIIKADVLEFLDQTKSYERFEENTTVEVSNMRQVIAQRLVESKQNIPHFYLTVDCHVDKLISLKNEVNSANENNKVTINDLIIKAVAFSMKKFPDINSSWIDTKIVKYSNIDISIAVALEDGLITPIVKNADEKSVLSISKEVKDLVNRARSGKLRPEEFQGGGFTISNLGMFGIKTFSAIINPPQSCIMAVGASKKQPVVISEKIEIAEVMTVTLSVDHRAVDGALGAKFLNAFKYYIENPTVMLL
- the ftsH gene encoding ATP-dependent zinc metalloprotease FtsH, which translates into the protein MKKFLEGLLIWLVIIVLISVAYIQFSGSIGKSKTTIPFSEFLTRLEDNDIENITIRNQSIEGKFRDGSAFNSSGVIYSDLIKSLHDRKVKFSFSIGDSAIGIIGGLLIQWVPTLIFIGLLLFLFKQTQAGGNRTISFGKSKARLMTTGKKVTFDDVAGIDEAKEELVEIVDFLKQRQKFQVLGGKIPKGCLLIGSPGTGKTLLARAIAGEANVPFFSISGSDFVEMFVGVGASRVRDMFDQGKKNAPCIIFIDEIDAVGRHRGIGLGGGNDEREQTLNQLLVEMDGFESNEGVIIVAATNRPDVLDPALLRPGRFDRQITISLPDINGRERILNTHIKKISIAPDVNVKTVARGTPGFSGADLANLVNESALIAARRNKKIVTMDDFEYARDKVMMGMERRSLVITEEEKKLTAYHEAGHAVVAVNMPASDPIHKATIIPRGRALGLVMRLPETDRVSLTREKMLADITVAMGGRVAEELIFGYDKVTSGASSDIKLASDLSRAMVTKWGMSDKIGPIYHNREQITHDSETISEDTLRLIDEEIKKVVFSCYEKAKDILTKRRKDLELIAENLLEFETLTGDEIRDILSGKKIVRNENEGKEEIRRSSL
- a CDS encoding ATP-binding protein, with amino-acid sequence MPIIITSAVVTCSVICTAVVLGLAICFAIYLMKPSKVIEGEQGEQKVTLNNVILSDEIKEELRMICNDISQEKKVMFEKVGFKPPQGYLLYGPPGNGKTLLARAVAGEANISFESISASELVGEYVGQGVYHVRNFFKRAKKNAPCIIFIDEIDSIGAKRNSIGHHVSENCAKTLNQLLTEMDGFNFNKGVIVIAATNRREVLDEALLRPGRFSKHIYISLPELGSREKILDLYMKNVPVGSDLNLKEIAEKTEGYSGAELSNLVNEAKHNAVRRTQEQKIEEPVVSMGDFTKALEEFNSTHKKFKNRKASNTGNNVISALLQPAVENYMQQHLTST
- a CDS encoding carboxypeptidase, with the translated sequence MRSYKFLEEVLHKVRNIENTLKLLSKSQLNVEDKVEQMCLLEEIRHEIISHDAIKESLANALRNKKSANIQQLKLIEGIHKSSSAIPVDLVKSLSKAKIECQNLWRLTNSEISNLEKLKECFTNLIKLTREAASIKSQQLKRSNYESLLADYDSNITEKNIKEIFPKLGKFFSENVEKVTQKQKKDKVTNIQKVTVQRQIELGSLFLQQMSVTPNEISISYYDSIDYDESDLCYGLFLLLRHTGYAIHQKCLAQNSIKSSITKHIMYETQGLFMEKIIGTSREFIEFIQPHIKEKLSTKGKINSSVENLYLIFNKVNLSSFLKNADEFSLLAHIMLRTKLEQDLINGTLEVKDLHDKWLEGMKHYKISVKAKNELDTYFQDEYWISGVIGYFPIKVIALIAAVQFFSFIKKNHYEFLDSIVKGDFSLLIDWFSKNVYSANYGFLEQLKKVTGRDLDIECYTSYLSEKYNLSQ
- a CDS encoding OmpA family protein, which produces MWSRLIIMCCFCLLLTGVSSCPKKGVNTTNKMNAVVKQIGDKRVFFGYDESSISEVSADALLDVMEVLQNNPDAKVTLTGHTDNRGSHEYNLALGARRADAAKKFMVSCTPYLENRIKTASKGETEPLVNVKDDSRNSKYEKEHAKNRRVEFSFSGIKK
- a CDS encoding IS630 family transposase (programmed frameshift) → MALRSKLLDEKVVNLAKEMLKKVRNNAYVSKKLQAVIAGKESSISAVARICKISRTALTEWIKHLKFGRVERLFAPSQRRRKSKLKKNQREQIEIWVERNPNITIKEVQIKISEEFGLNISKSTVHREIQRMKFSYITPRPMHHKQDKNKQEEFKKYFNKIVNSHPEKEVFFDESRFGTHSKIGHGWFKKGVRTQVKMKIGRQNFYIYSAVNPRSGKKISLLAPYVNTDCMNIFLEQMSKDLGTKKAFLVMDCASWHRSKSLKFQENITIIYLPPYSPELNPVERLWQYIKYNTLRNRVYDTIGLLADVLCNFIVSISSTTIKRVCNVSYLFD